In the Ursus arctos isolate Adak ecotype North America unplaced genomic scaffold, UrsArc2.0 scaffold_5, whole genome shotgun sequence genome, one interval contains:
- the LOC125282979 gene encoding olfactory receptor 2M3-like produces MAWENQTFNSDFILLGIFNYSPTHIFLFSLVLGIFTVAFIGNIAMVLLIYLDTQLHTPMYFLLSQLSLMDLMLICTTVPKMAFNYLSGRMSISLAGCGVQIFLYLSLLGAECFLLATMAYDRYVAICHPLRYSVLMNQKICGLMAASSWILGSLDGIIVVTVALSFSYCGAREILHFFCDVPALLTLSCTNTLLFERMIFICCIIMLLCPVAVVLVSYARVIMAVIHMGSGEGRRKAFATCSSHLTVVGMYYGAAMFIYMRPTSDRSPTQDKMVSVFYTILTPMLNPLIYSLRNKEVARAFKKLLGKGKSAEEIA; encoded by the coding sequence ATGGCATGGGAGAATCAGACCTTCAACTCAGACTTCATTCTGCTGGGAATCTTCAATTACAGCCCCACCCacatcttcctcttctctctggtcTTGGGCATCTTCACAGTGGCCTTCATTGGAAACATTGCTATGGTTCTCCTCATCTATCTGGACACCCAGCttcacacacccatgtacttccTCCTCAGCCAACTATCCCTCATGGACCTCATGCTTATCTGCACCACTGTACCCAAGATGGCCTTCAACTACTTGTCTGGCAGGATGTCCATCTCTCTGGCTGGTTGTGGAGTCCAGATATTCTTATATTTGTCCCTGCTTGGAGCAGaatgtttcctgttggctacaATGGCCTATGACCGTTATGTTGCCATTTGTCACCCATTACGATATTCAGTTCTCATGAACCAGAAAATCTGTGGTCTCATGGCAGCTTCTTCATGGATTCTTGGCTCCCTTGATGGTATAATTGTAGTTACAGTTGCATTATCATTCTCATATTGTGGAGCCCGGGAAATACTTCACTTTTTCTGTGATGTCCCTGCCCTTCTCACTCTCTCATGCACCAACACACTGTTATTTGAAAGGATGATATTTATCTGTTGTATTATTATGCTTCTTTGCCCTGTAGCAGTAGTCCTTGTTTCCTATGCTCGTGTTATCATGGCTGTTATTCACATGGGGTCTGGGGAGGGTCGCCGAAAAGCTTTTGCCACCTGCTCCTCTCACCTCACTGTAGTGGGAATGTACTATGGAGCAGCCATGTTCATATACATGCGACCCACTTCAGATCGTTCCCCCACCCAGGACAAAATGGTCTCTGTCTTCTATACCATCCTTACTCCCATGCTGAATCCCCTTATCTACAGCCTCCGCAACAAGGAAGTGGCCAGAGCGTTCAAGAAGTTGCTGGGGAAGGGTAAGTCTGCAGAGGAAATTGCCTGA